Proteins from one Candidatus Margulisiibacteriota bacterium genomic window:
- a CDS encoding VanW family protein, with the protein MRTLIKVFGVVAAASLLVTAGLIGFDFFQVQEKFPAQTYIGAVNVSGLDQPQALDKIRSLNPSQVFAPAVSFEAEKESFSYSPEELGVTVNYEESIKQAFKMTHQDGYIRELKERLTEGMIHCPVVLSLNENKLRDALETLANKIRSDSQDASIILYEETGGYHIEPEEMGREVNIDDTVKEFKAALAAEKKTFPVVIEYEEPYITEKELRAAPPAHRLSAFTTYYGKHDSPNRIHNIRLVASWINNTILMPGEVFSVGDILGDITPERGFKEAFVIMKGELVPQLGGGSCQIATTLYNTIQLADVKVVQRRSHSMYFNIYPLGRDAGVFPPSLDFKFENDTGHPLLIKALATNRRLSFRLYGTPTGKTVKFTYPRVHMLTESGYVPATVRAVLAADAPFKTEVTRTVFDKEGKELKSEKILSFYKLYGEKENVPIARPEPR; encoded by the coding sequence GATTTCTTCCAGGTCCAGGAGAAATTCCCCGCGCAGACCTATATCGGCGCGGTCAACGTCTCCGGGCTCGACCAGCCGCAAGCCCTCGACAAGATCCGCTCCCTGAACCCTTCCCAGGTCTTCGCGCCGGCCGTTTCCTTTGAGGCGGAAAAAGAAAGTTTCTCTTATTCCCCCGAAGAGCTCGGCGTCACCGTCAACTACGAAGAGAGCATAAAACAGGCCTTTAAAATGACCCACCAGGATGGCTATATCCGGGAGCTGAAGGAGCGCCTGACCGAGGGGATGATCCACTGCCCTGTTGTCCTGTCGCTGAACGAGAACAAATTGCGCGATGCGCTGGAAACCCTGGCCAACAAGATCCGCTCCGATTCCCAGGACGCTTCGATCATCCTTTACGAAGAGACCGGCGGCTACCATATCGAACCGGAGGAAATGGGGCGCGAGGTCAATATCGATGACACCGTCAAAGAGTTCAAGGCCGCCCTGGCGGCCGAAAAAAAGACCTTCCCGGTCGTCATTGAGTACGAGGAGCCGTACATCACGGAAAAGGAGCTCCGCGCCGCGCCGCCGGCTCACCGCCTCTCCGCCTTCACCACCTATTACGGCAAACACGATTCGCCTAACCGAATCCACAACATCCGGCTGGTCGCCTCCTGGATCAACAACACCATCCTGATGCCGGGCGAGGTTTTTTCGGTCGGGGACATCCTGGGCGACATCACGCCGGAACGCGGGTTCAAGGAAGCTTTCGTGATCATGAAGGGGGAACTGGTCCCGCAGCTGGGCGGCGGCTCCTGCCAGATCGCAACAACCCTGTACAACACCATCCAGCTGGCCGACGTCAAGGTCGTCCAGCGGCGGAGCCATTCGATGTATTTTAATATCTACCCGCTCGGCCGCGACGCCGGCGTGTTCCCCCCGTCGCTCGATTTCAAGTTCGAGAACGACACCGGCCACCCGCTCCTGATCAAGGCGCTTGCCACCAACCGGCGGCTCTCTTTCCGGCTCTACGGGACGCCGACCGGCAAGACGGTCAAGTTCACCTACCCGCGCGTTCATATGCTGACCGAATCCGGGTACGTCCCGGCCACGGTCCGGGCGGTGCTGGCCGCCGACGCGCCGTTCAAGACCGAAGTGACCCGCACGGTCTTCGACAAAGAAGGCAAAGAGCTGAAGAGCGAAAAGATCCTCAGCTTCTACAAGCTTTATGGAGAAAAAGAAAATGTGCCGATTGCCAGGCCTGAACCAAGATAA
- the lpxC gene encoding UDP-3-O-acyl-N-acetylglucosamine deacetylase, whose translation MRNPKFQTTIKKAFTLEGIGLHSGAKVSATVAPAEAGAGVTFNGTRAILSNVTATKRATTIGNVAMVEHLLSAAAGLGIDNLAVIVQGPEIPVLDGSALPWVEALEKAGILPLSSLLTPLIIQQPIRLTTQDASLEAFPYDGFEVEFMVDFKGVGEQKFAYNAEKMSYKAEIAPARTFGYLEEIDALKAQGLGLGASYDNALVLNNSGYVNEPRFPDEPARHKILDLIGDLALLGRPLKARLKASRSGHKLNAELVRRILQP comes from the coding sequence ATGCGAAACCCGAAATTCCAAACAACGATCAAAAAGGCTTTTACCCTGGAGGGGATCGGGCTGCATAGCGGGGCAAAGGTCTCCGCGACGGTCGCGCCAGCTGAAGCAGGCGCCGGGGTAACGTTCAACGGGACCCGAGCAATCCTGTCTAACGTAACCGCGACAAAACGGGCAACTACAATTGGCAACGTGGCCATGGTCGAGCATCTTCTTTCGGCCGCCGCCGGCCTTGGCATCGACAACCTTGCCGTTATTGTTCAGGGGCCGGAAATTCCTGTTCTAGATGGGAGTGCTTTGCCTTGGGTTGAGGCCTTGGAAAAGGCGGGAATTCTCCCCCTCTCCTCACTACTTACCCCTCTCATCATTCAACAACCTATCCGCCTAACCACCCAGGATGCCTCCCTGGAAGCCTTCCCTTACGATGGCTTCGAGGTCGAATTTATGGTAGACTTTAAAGGGGTTGGAGAGCAGAAATTCGCTTATAACGCTGAAAAAATGAGCTATAAGGCGGAGATCGCCCCGGCCCGGACATTTGGCTATCTTGAAGAGATCGACGCGCTAAAAGCGCAGGGCTTGGGTCTGGGGGCATCTTACGACAACGCTCTGGTCTTAAATAACAGCGGCTACGTCAACGAACCCCGGTTCCCCGATGAGCCGGCCCGCCACAAGATACTGGACCTGATCGGCGACCTGGCGCTGCTGGGAAGACCGCTTAAGGCCCGGCTCAAGGCCAGCCGCTCCGGCCACAAGTTGAACGCGGAATTAGTAAGGAGGATATTACAGCCATGA